From the genome of Triticum aestivum cultivar Chinese Spring chromosome 1A, IWGSC CS RefSeq v2.1, whole genome shotgun sequence:
TAGGTGGCGGGCATGAGGGTGGTGCATGGACGCGTGCGTGAGGCTGTGATGAATGTGTGGCTTCGGCAGACTACTTCCCCTGGCTGCGGGCATGTGGAGGCGGgactgatacgtctctaatgtatctataatttatgaattattcatgccatgtttactgatacgtccattttgcatcatgcttttatattgatatgtattgcattatgggttgttattacacattatatcacaatacttatgccttttgtctcttattttataaggtttacatgaagagagagaatgtcggcagctggaattctggactggaaaatgagcaaatattaaagacctattctacacaactccaaaagtcctgaaacttcacggagaattattttggaatatataaaaaatattgggtgaagaaagcactagaggggggccaccagccatccacaagggtggggggcgcgctccccctatcttgtgggccccctggcaggtctcccgtgcccatcttctactatatggtgtgttttgacctgtaaaaaatcagaaggaagctttcgacatgaagtgccgccatctcgaggcagaacctgggcagaaccaatctagggctccggcagagctgttctgccggggaaactttcctccgggaggaggaaatcatcgtcattgtcatcaccaacgatcctctcatcgagagggggtcaatatccttcaacatcttcaccagcaccatctcctctcaaaccctgttcatctcttgtatccgatctttatctcaaaacctcagattggtacatgtgggttgctagtagtgttgattactccttgtagttgatgctagttggtttattcggtggaagatcatatgtttagatccttaatgataattaatactcctctgattatgaacatgaatatgctttttgagtagttatgtttgttcatgaggacatgtgagaagtcttgttataagtaatcatgtgaatttggtattcgttcgatattttggtgagatgtatgttgtctctcatctagtgatgttatgtgaatatcgactacatgacactccaccattgtttgggcctaggggaagacattggaaagtaataagtagattatgggttgctagagtgacaaaaacttaaatcctagtttatgcgttgcttcgtaaggggctgatttggatccatacgtttcatgatatggttagatttatcttaattcttctttcgtagttgcggatgcttgcgagaggagttaatcataagtgggaggcttgtccaaggaaggaaagcacccaagcaccggtccacccacatatcaaattagcaaagtaacgtacgcgaatcatatgagcatgatgaaaactagcttgacagtaatttccatgtgtcctctgaagcactttgcattatataagagttcgttcAGACTTGTCCTTTTCTATagaaaggattggtccaccttgctgcaccttagttacttttgttacttgttacccgttacgaattatcttatcacacaactatttgttaccgataatttcagtgcttgtagagaatgcCTTACTGAAAAccgattgtcatttccttctggtcctcgttgggttcgacactcttatcgaaaggactatgataaatcccatatacttgtgggtcatcatttacaacaattttatatggtttgggtgcaattttatatgatttaaataaaactaacccggaccgatgttgttttcagcagaactaccgtcgtattgtttttgtgcagaaataaaatttctccaaatgcaAAGAAACTTTTTGACGACTTTTTTGAAGGAAAGAGAAACTAGAAGTtttgtgggagggccagaagagccacaggggccccacaagccacatgggcgcgccctggtgcctcatggcccccctgtggCACCTCTttgcgtgagaccgacgccaacaATTCTTATatattcagaaatccccgaaagttAACCTAGAACTTCgactccgccgccgcaagcctctgtaccttCAAAATACCATCTGGAGCTCTGTTCCGGCACCCcactggaggggggaatcatcaccggatGCCATCTTCATTATCTCGGTGGTCTCCATGacgcggagggagtagttcaccctcgaggctagtggtatgtaccagtagctatgcatttgatctctctctctctctctcattcttgATTTGACATGAttttgatgtaccatgagctttgttagTACGCACATACATACGCACGCACACCTCAAAACATGGTAGTACAAAAGAAGACactcatacatacgcacatacTACACTTCAAGTTGGCAGTTAATGTAGACTTTATTTGATCGGATGGGTGAGCGTGATTCAAAGGGCGATACAAGTTAATGCTCACTTTCCTTTTCTAGTATGTATACTACATTTAGGAGTAGAAAATACAGCTTGAGACATTAGTACACGTATGCAATACATAGCTTACAAACAGGTACAAGGTGGCAATTAAAGGCTAGTCCTCTATTGGCTAATTACACAAGGTCAACACGCGGGATTCTTGCAGTAACAAGATACTGGTAGAAAAAGCACATAATATGGCTGATCTTCGACCGATCTAGCTAAACCTGGCCGACCATCTTGCCGGTCTTCGTCGACCCCGCCGCACCGCGGTCGTCGCTATCGGCGACCTTGCCGTTCCTGCCGTCGACGGACATCTCCACGTCGTCGCCCTGTAGCTTGCCAGCGCCGGCCGCGGCGTTGCCCTTGTTGTTCCGGTAGATGGCGTAGAGGATGAGCTGCGCGGCGCCCAGGACGCTCCCGCACCCGTTGGGGATCTGCCAAAGAAGATCAGAGCGTCAATCGAACGGCCAAGCACGTCTGCAGAAGCAGTGACTGGCTAGGCGGTAGCTAAGGCATGTTTCATGGCGACGGTCGCGCGCGCATGGGCGCTGCCTCGCCTCTTCGGCAGGGCACATTTACTGGAGCACGTTGCGAGCTCAGCTAGcgtacgtgcatgcatgcatggatcgCACATTGACAAATCAAAACGAGTATTCATGCACCGGCCGGCCGGCAAGGGCATCTACTAGACTACTAGACTACAATGACAACGCAGTTAGTGCAGTCATTTTGTCCACTCACAGTTTCCCTCAATTTTGTGCAGTAATTCGACGCTTGTCGGCATCAGAAAAGAGAAACATCGATCCCACGGCACAGCAAAGTTGGATTTgaggtgtgcgtgcgtgtgtggacTAATAAGACTTACCGTGACGAAGAGGTCGTGGCCGAGCAAGCCGTAGATGAACCACGACGTGCCGCACAGGAACACCGCCAGCGACAGCAGGAACGGCATGTACTCCACGCTCTTCGTCTTGATCACCATCCTCTGCGAGAAATCGACAAGTCCCAGATCAGTATTATTTAAGCTACTAACATGTGCAAGTGCAAGGCAATGGAGGAATACATGCACGCATGCATGGAATAACAAAACGTACCATGATGGAGAGGGGCGAGGCGTACATGCAGATGGAGAAGACGGTCatggcgaggccggcgaggagctTGCGTGCCGGGCCGTGCAGGGCGAGCATCGAGACGAGCGCCACGACCGCGAACACCGTCGCGACGGCCGACGCCAGGCCGAGCATCCGGAGCCTCGCCTTCTTGTTCGACGCGAAGACGAGGAAGATCACCACGTACACCGTCTCGATCGCCGCGCCCACGCCGTTGATCGTCGACACC
Proteins encoded in this window:
- the LOC123147800 gene encoding bidirectional sugar transporter SWEET1b, which codes for MEDVAKFLFGISGNVIALFLFLSPVPTFWRIIRNKSTEEFSGVPYNMTLLNCLLSAWYGLPFVSPNNVLVSTINGVGAAIETVYVVIFLVFASNKKARLRMLGLASAVATVFAVVALVSMLALHGPARKLLAGLAMTVFSICMYASPLSIMRMVIKTKSVEYMPFLLSLAVFLCGTSWFIYGLLGHDLFVTIPNGCGSVLGAAQLILYAIYRNNKGNAAAGAGKLQGDDVEMSVDGRNGKVADSDDRGAAGSTKTGKMVGQV